One Misgurnus anguillicaudatus chromosome 19, ASM2758022v2, whole genome shotgun sequence genomic region harbors:
- the syngr1a gene encoding synaptogyrin-1a isoform X2 has product MEQAYGAGKAGGTFDPITFIQQPQAILRIVSWIFSIVIFGCIANEGYVNPPDSPEEFCIFNKNQNACNYGVGMGALAFLSCAAFLALDVYFPQISSVKDRKKAVLADIGVSAFWSFMWFVGFCFLANQWQVSKPDDNPLKEGGDAARAAITFSFFSIFTWGVLTMLASERLKKVAFEEEYNKLFTPQTPPPFV; this is encoded by the exons ATGGAGCAGGCATACGGGGCTGGCAAGGCTGGAGGAACCTTCGACCCAATTACCTTCATTCAGCAACCGCAGGCCATTCTTCGTATCGTGTCATGG ATTTTTTCCATCGTGATTTTTGGATGTATTGCTAATGAGGGATATGTGAACCCTCCAGATTCACCGGAGGAGTTCTGTATCTTCAACAAGAATCAGAATGCCTGTAACTATGGTGTTGGGATGGGTGCGCTGGCTTTCCTCAGTTGCGCTGCTTTTCTGGCTCTCGATGTGTATTTCCCTCAGATAAGCAGCGTCAAAGACCGTAAGAAGGCCGTGTTGGCTGATATCGGTGTTTCGG CGTTCTGGTCTTTCATGTGGTTTGTGGGATTCTGTTTCTTGGCCAATCAGTGGCAGGTGTCCAAACCAGACGATAACCCCCTGAAAGAGGGCGGAGATGCTGCCAGAGCCGCCATAACCTTTTCCTTCTTCTCCATATTCACATGG GGGGTTCTTACAATGCTGGCCTCGGAGCGGCTAAAGAAAGTCGCGTTCGAAGAGGAATACAACAAACTGTTCACCCCTCAAACACCACCTCCATTTGTCTaa
- the tcap gene encoding telethonin, with product MMPMCTVLEKRGGRVVGAELSCNVREKNESKRESYTADWNSVNMKTQPEDRQSMLMSDDSRRETFSRYWEGRPLNQSCPSGVLRVGNVEMGVREYQVLPNRNTLPLPMFKPVELGSRLGRGTPHTLEDLPPARAPDGAYFYRRPVEEITKDLPPVIPIRMDFAKAPRAFGRSISQEAQRG from the exons ATGATGCCAATGTGCACAGTTTTGGAGAAGAGGGGTGGACGTGTGGTTGGAGCCGAGCTGAGCTGCAACGTAAGGGAGAAAAATGAATCTAAGAGAGAGAGTTACACCGCTGACTGGAACAGCGTCAATATGAAGACACAACCTGAGGATCGTCAgtc CATGTTGATGTCAGACGATTCTCGCAGAGAGACTTTCTCCCGATACTGGGAAGGACGTCCTCTCAATCAGTCCTGTCCGTCCGGTGTGCTCAGAGTGGGAAATGTGGAGATGGGTGTACGGGAGTACCAGGTCTTACCCAACAGAAACACCCTGCCTTTGCCCATGTTCAAGCCTGTTGAACTAGGCTCTCGTCTGGGTCGAGGAACCCCCCACACCCTGGAAGATCTGCCTCCCGCCCGAGCTCCAGACGGTGCCTACTTCTACAGAAGACCTGTGGAAGAGATCACCAAAGACCTGCCACCTGTCATTCCCATCCGGATGGATTTTGCCAAAGCACCCAGAGCCTTTGGTCGATCCATCTCTCAGGAAGCCCAGAGAGGGTAA
- the syngr1a gene encoding synaptogyrin-1a isoform X1 → MEQAYGAGKAGGTFDPITFIQQPQAILRIVSWIFSIVIFGCIANEGYVNPPDSPEEFCIFNKNQNACNYGVGMGALAFLSCAAFLALDVYFPQISSVKDRKKAVLADIGVSAFWSFMWFVGFCFLANQWQVSKPDDNPLKEGGDAARAAITFSFFSIFTWAAQAFLGFQRYKLGSSSSLFSQDYIDPTQDPAAAPSTGTEYTAYNPDMEANYDGSGGYQNEDY, encoded by the exons ATGGAGCAGGCATACGGGGCTGGCAAGGCTGGAGGAACCTTCGACCCAATTACCTTCATTCAGCAACCGCAGGCCATTCTTCGTATCGTGTCATGG ATTTTTTCCATCGTGATTTTTGGATGTATTGCTAATGAGGGATATGTGAACCCTCCAGATTCACCGGAGGAGTTCTGTATCTTCAACAAGAATCAGAATGCCTGTAACTATGGTGTTGGGATGGGTGCGCTGGCTTTCCTCAGTTGCGCTGCTTTTCTGGCTCTCGATGTGTATTTCCCTCAGATAAGCAGCGTCAAAGACCGTAAGAAGGCCGTGTTGGCTGATATCGGTGTTTCGG CGTTCTGGTCTTTCATGTGGTTTGTGGGATTCTGTTTCTTGGCCAATCAGTGGCAGGTGTCCAAACCAGACGATAACCCCCTGAAAGAGGGCGGAGATGCTGCCAGAGCCGCCATAACCTTTTCCTTCTTCTCCATATTCACATGG GCTGCTCAAGCTTTCTTAGGATTCCAGAGGTACAAGCTAGGATCAAGCTCCTCTCTCTTCTCTCAGGACTATATTGATCCAACCCAAGATCCAGCAGCAGCGCCCTCTACAGGTACAGAATATACTGCATACAACCCTGACATGGAGGCCAATTACGACGGCTCTGGTGGGTACCAGAATGAAGACTACTAA